In Deinococcus irradiatisoli, the genomic stretch CCGCTGTACGCCGAGGGCGGCGGCGAGGTGGGCGACACCGGGCGGCTGGAATGGGACGCCGAGGACGGCAGCGGCGAAGCGCGGGTGCTCGATACCCGCAAAACGCCGCAGGGTGTTTTCCTGCACCGGGTCGAGGTCGTGCGCGGCGAACTGGTGGTGGGCCAGAAGGTGCAGGCCTTCGTGGACGCCGAGCGCCAGGCCACCGAGCGCCACCACACCGCCACCCACCTGCTGCACGCCGCGCTGCGGGCGGTGCTGGGCAGCGGGGTGCAGCAAAAGGGCTCGCTGGTGGCCCCCGAAAGGCTGCGTTTCGACTTCTCGCACGGCGCGGCGCTGAGCGTAGACGAACTCGCCCAGGTCGAGCAGCTCGTCAACCGCTGGATCACCTCGAACTTCGCGGTCACCTGGCGCGAACTGCCGATCGCCGAGGCGCGGGCGGCCGGCGCGATGGCCCTCTTTGGCGAGAAGTACGGCGACGTGGTCCGGATGGTCAGCGTGGAGGGCGGGGTGCCGTTCGGCGGGGCCACTGTTACCAGCCGCGAGCTGTGCGGCGGCGCCCACGTCGAGCGTACCGGCGACATCGGCGCCTTCGTGATTCTGAGTGACGAGAACGTGGCGGCGGGCGTGCGGCGCATCGAAGCGCTCAGCGGCGAACTGGCGGTGCGCTGGGTGCGCGAGCGCCTCACGGCGGCGGCCCGGGCCGCCAGCACCCTCAACACCGGCCTCGATCAGCTGCCGGACCGGGTGGCGCAGCTTCAGGCGCAGCTCAAGGCGGCCCAGCAGGAAACCGTGACTGTGCGCCGCCAGCTCACCCAGGCGCAGATGGGCGGCGGCGGCAGCTCGCAGACCCGCGAGCTCGGCGGCTTCAAGGTCGCCACGGCCCGGCTCGGCGGCATCGAGGCCGGCGAACTGCGGGGCGCGGCCGACAAGCTCCTCGAACAGAGCGGCGCCGATCTGGCGGTGGTGGCCGGGGACAAGGGCCTGGTCGTCAAGGCCAGCAAGGACGCGGTGGCCCGCGGTGCCCACGCCGGGCAACTCATCGGCCAGCTGGCGGCGGCCGGCGGCGGCAAGGGCGGCGGGCGGCCCGACATGGCCCAGGCCGGCGTGCAGGACCCCGAAGCGGCGCTCTCGGCGCTCGACACGGCGTTCTAAGTCGGCGTCAAGGTCAAGCGGGAGGAGGCTTCAAGGTGCTCCTCCCGCTTAATCCAGCTCCTTGCGGGTCATCCACAGCCAGGCCGGTTCCTCCTGAAAGCCCAGCGCGGTGTTGATGGCGATCATCGGCGCGTTGGTGTCGTCGTTGGAGGTCCGCACCTGGAGGTAGCCGCGCCGCCGGGCTTCCGAGAGGGCCGTCAGCTTGAGGGCCAGCGCCAGTCCCCGGCGGCGGTGCGCCCGCGCCACGGCGGTAAAGCCGGTGCCGAGCATCTCCGGCCGGGCCTTGACCGGGTTCAGCTGCGAGAGACCCACCAGCTCGCCGTCCTTCAGGGCCACGAACCACAGCGAGTCGTCCCGGTCGGGGTTGCTGTTCAGGTGCTGCCAGTAACGCTCCAGGGTGGGAAACACGTACATTTCCTCGTTGGGGCGCGGCACGTCGCGGCTGGCCGCCTCGTCGAAGGCGTAGAGTTTGCGTTCCCTGTCGGGGTCGGCGAACCCGGCGAAGGTGCTCAGCGTGTAGCCCTGCGCCCGCACCCGTTCGAGCGCCGCGTCCAGCCCGCCGAGCGGGGCCTGCGCCAGCGTCAGCGCGGCTTCGCGTTCGCGCTGCTCGACCCCGAAGCCGCGCTCCTGCAGGAAGCGAACCCCCCGCCCGTGGTCCTCGCGCACCGAGGCGAACAGCTTCTGGGCGCCCAGCGCCCGCACCTCGCTTTCCAGGTGCGCCCACAGCCGCTGGCCCACCCCCCGGCCCTGGGCCTCAGGGCGCACCTTCACGTCCACGAAGAACTTCTGCGGGTGGTACATCCACTCCTGGTGGGTATACAGGCCCTGGCCCAGGGGTCGCCCGCCTTCCTCGGCGATCCAGCGGCCGAAGGCGAAATCGGCCCGGCGTCCGGCGTCGTGGCGACTCACCTCGGCCAGGGTGGTGGGAAATTCCGGAATCAGGGCGTTGTGCAGCGCCACCCGGAACGGCAGGTCGTCTGGAGTGGCCGGGCGCAGCGTGATGGACATAGCTGAGCATGCCCGCATCCGGCCCCGGCGCGCATCGGCAGGCTGGCCTAGCTACCCACTGACAAGGGCAACGTCGAACTGCTCGCCGACCTTCAGCCCGATGCCGCGCTGCCAGTCGGCGGCGGACATGGCCTTTCGACCCTCCGGCTGCACGCCGATCAGCAGCACCGCGCCCTCGCCACAGGCCACCTTCACTCCCGCCGCGCCCACCTCCAGAACCTCGCCGGGTTGACCCTGGCCCTCGGCGGGGCGCAGCTGGGTGATTTTCAGCCGCCGCCCCCCCACAAAGGCGCTGGTCTGCGGCCAAGCGTAGACGCCCCGGTAGCGGTCATAAATCTGACGCGCCGAATCGTGCCAGCGCACGTCGCCGTCAGACTTGCTGAGCATCGGGGCGTGGGTGGCCTGCGCGCCGTCTTGCGGCGTGTGCACCAGCTGGCCCAGCACGCCCAGCGCCTGCACGATCAAGCGCGCCGCCTGGGCCTGCAAGGCCGCCGAGAGGTCCAGACTGGTCCAGTCCGGGTCGATCGGCAGCGCTTCTTGCAGCAGCACCGGGCCGGTGTCCATGCCGGGATCGGTCTGCATGATGGTGGTGCCGGTGATGTTCAGGCCCGATATCAGTGCCCACTGAATCGGCGCCGCGCCGCGCAGTTGCGGCAGCAGGCTGGTATGGGTGTTGAGAAAACCGAACGGCGGCACCTCCAGCAGCGCCGAGGGCAGAATCTTGCCGTAGGCGCAGGTCACCGCCACCTCGGCCCCCGAGTCGCGCAGCCGCCCTTGGAACTCGGTGTTTTTCCTCAGACGCTCGGGCTGCGAGAGAGACAGACCCAGTTCGGCGGCGCGGGCGGCCACCGGCGGCGGCGTGAGGTTCAACCCGCGCCCCACCGGTTTGTCCGGCTGGGCCACCACCAGCACCACCTCGTGCTCCGCCAGAATCGCCTCGAGCACCGGCACGGCGAAAGCGGGCGAGCCGAAGAAGGCGACTTTTCGTCTGGGTGCTGGGTGCGTCAACCTTCCAGCTCTTTGAGGTTGGCCTTGGCCTGACGCTGCAAGGCGCTGAGTTCCTTGCGGTACTCGTCGGTGATGCTGGCCGGCAGGTGGTCGAGAAACAGCACCCCGTTGAGGTGGTCGATCTCGTGCTGAAAGACCCGGGCGAGGTAATCCTCGGCCTCGACGCTCCGCGGCTGACCGTCGAGGTCGAGGTAATCGACCCGCACCGCCCGGTTGCGCTTGACGCCCTCCTCGTAGATGTTGGGAATCGAGAGGCAGCCCTCGGTGAGCTGCGCGTCTTTTTTCTTGTTCAGCACCGTCAGCACCGGGTTGACCATCACGAACTCGCGCAGCGCCTTGCTCCTGAGCGGCTTGTCCTGGCCTTCGTTTTCTTCCTCGTCGTCCTCGTACTCGACCGCCACGAAGAGGCGCTGCGAGAGGCCGACCTGCGGCGCGGCGATCCCGACGCCGCGCGCTTCGAACATGGTCTCGAGCAGGCTGTGGGCAAAGCGGCGCAGGCTGACCGGCTCGAAGCTCGGAACCGTCACCGGGGCGCTCGGGTCCGCGACGGGAACGGCCTTGCGGCGCAGCACCGGGTCGCCGTAGAGGCGCAGCGGGTACACCTGGGGATGGGGGCGCAGGACTTTGGGCACAATGCCCTCAGTTTACCTGCTGAGGCGCCGCCGCGTCGGAAGACGTCTCACCTTGGCCAGCGCCGGCCCTCACCCTCCGTCAGCCGGGCGCTGCTAGCCTGCCTTCCATGAAGCCTCTTTTCGTTGCCCTCCTGGCCCTGCTCGGCTCGGCCCAGGCCGCCACCTTCAAGAGCAAGGCCTACCCCTACACCCTGATGGTGCCGGACGACTGGCAGAGCAAGAAAGTGCCGGGGGTGGACGTGGCGCTGGCCGCGCCCAGCAGCGCCGGCAGCGTGCCGGCCAGCCTCAACGTCGCGGTCACCCAGGTGGACCCGGCCCTCAAGGTCACGCTGAGCGACCTGCGGGCGCTGACCCTCAAGCAGGCCAGCGAAGCGCTCAAGAACCCGCAGCTGCTCGGCGAGGCCGACGTCAAGGTGGGCGGCCAGCCGGGCCACGTCCTGAACTACCTGGGCAGCGAGGAAGGCGTGCCCATGCACTGGATTCAGGTGTTTACCCTGAAAGGCAACCTGGCGTACGTGCTGACCTTCGCCACGCCGCAGGCCAGCTTCGAGCAGGACAAGAAACTCGCCAACCAGATTCTCAACAGCTTCAAGATCAACTGAAACCCGCCGGGCAGGCGCCTTCGTTCAGGGCGCTTTAGCTTCGCCTCACCGCGCGCCGCTTACGGTGCCCCGGTGAGGCGTCTTATCCTCCTGAAGACGCAGCAGTCCGTGAAACATCACCTTCAGGAGGAATTCCATGGCCTTTGATCTCAGCAGTTTGGGTAATTTGTTCGGCGGCAACCAGAATCCCCAGGCTCAGGACATGCACCAGCGCATGGCCCAAGCCGGCGACCCGCGCGACACCAACGGCGACGGCACGGTGAGCCCGGAAGAAGCCGCCGCGTACGTGCAGGCCTACCTGCAGCAGGCCAGCCCGGAAGAGCGCCAGAAGGTGCTGGGCGGCTACTTTCAGAACATGGATTCGCAGCAGCGCCAGCAGATCGGCAACGCCATCGTGCAGGACCCGCACAATCCGGTGCAGAACGTCAATGCCGACGATCCGAACGATCTGGCCCACGCCTACAGCCAAGCGGCGCAGGCCCCGGCCCAGAACGGCATGAGCCCGCTGCAAGCCGCCTTCAGCCAGGGCGGCGCGCTCAGCAATCCACTGGTCAAGGCCGGGCTGGTGGGTCTGGCCGGCGTGATCGGCAGCCAGTTGCTGCGCGGCAACCGCTGAGCCCGCTTACTACGGCGCAGGTGTGGGCCGCGTCGCGCTCCGGGCGGGCCTTCTTCCTTTAGACTGCCAGCGTGCCGCTCGCTTACCTCACCCGCATCGCCCAGACGCCGGCGCCGACTTTTCACGAGGAAGAGCGGGCGCAACTGCTCGCGCACCTCTGGCGCGACTTGGGCCATGCACCCGAGCGCGACGCAGTGGGCAACGTGCTGTTGCGCCTGGGTCCTCGTCAGGGCAAGGCCCTGCTGCTGGCCGCCCACCTCGACACGGTGTTCGGCCCCGAAACCGACGTGACGGTGCGCGAGGAGGGCGGGCGCCTCGTCGGACCCGGCGTGGGCGACAACTCGTCGAGCCTGGCGGTGCTGACGGCCTTCCTGCGCGACCTCGATCCGGCCCAGTTGCGCCGACCATTGTGGATCGCGGCCAATGTGGGCGAGGAGGGCCTGGGCGACCTGCGCGGGGCCAAGGCGCTGCTCTCCGAGCATGCCCCTGAACTCTCGGCCTTCGTGGCGGTGGACGGCTACCTGGGCGTGGCCGTGACCAAGGCGGTGGGGGTGCGGCGTTACCGGGTGATGTTCAGCGGGCAGGGCGGGCACTCCTGGGGCGATCAGGCGCCCAGCGCCCTGCACGCGCTGGGGCTGGCGATCACCGCGCTCTACAGCCTGCCGCTGCCGTCCAGTCCGCGCACCACCCTCAACGTGGGGGTGGCGTCGGGCGGCAACAGTGTCAACAGCATCGCCAGCAGCGCCGAACTGCTGCTCGATCTGCGCTCGCTCGATGCCCAGCTGCTCGACGACCTCGATAGCAAGGCCCGCCACGCGCTGCAGGGCGCGGCGCGGCAGGTGGGGGTGCAGCTGCGGCTCGATCAGGTCGGCGACCGGCCCGGCGGCAACCTGCGCTCGGACAACCTGCTGCGTCTGGCCCGGCTCGCCAGCCAACCGGCGGGCCTGGAACTCAAGACGGCGGCCAGCAGCACCGACGCCAACGCCGCCGCTCCACACGGTGTGCCGTCGCTGGCGCTGGGGGTCTACCGGGGCGGCAACGCCCACCGCGAGGACGAATGGGTGCAGCCCGGCAGCCTGGCGACCGGGCTGGGGGTCTTGCAGCGCTTCGTGCGCGCTTACCAGCACGACTAGGCTTGCCGGGCCCAGGGGAGCGCTTCAGCGGTTGAGGTCGAACTGGCCTTCTACCAGGTACACCACCAGTCGCGCTTCGCCCTGCACCTTACTGATCGTCATCACCCGGACGATCTGACCGCTGAGCACGCCGCCGCGCAGATCCGGCGCCGACATCTCACGGCGCACCGCTTCGGGAAAGCTGAAGCGGCCGTCGTCCTTGGCACGGCAGAAAATCCTGAGGCCGCGCTCGGGGCCGAGCTGATTGAGCGCGATCATCACGCTGGCCCGTTTGCTCAGGCTGGCGCCGCTCCAGACCAGCTCGGCGTCCGGCGACATGCTGGAGAGCACCGGCGGCGACGTCAGTTCGAACGGCGGCAGATGCGGAATCTTGAGCTGCAGCGGCGGAAAGCGGTCTTCGCCGGCGCCCCCACCCGGCACCACCAGGGTCAGCGGCGTGGGAAGCGGGCCCGGCGCCGCGCCGATGGCCTGCAAAAAAGCCGGCGCGTCCAGCCCCCGGCTCACCGAGCGGTAGAAGTCGGCGCGCCGGACCGCGCTGAGGTACACGCCCTGATCCGACTGGAGGTAGATGAACGGGCCGGCGTTCAGCGCCGTCGGCGCCGGCTGGGGGTTGACTGGCGTGCTCTGCGCCGGGCTCTCTGCCGGCACCCCGGTGCCCAGTTCGCTGTAGACCAGCGGCGTCACGTTGCAACTGTCGTCGGCTTCGGCGGGCAACGGCACGTCGCCGCTAGAAAACCGCCCCAGCACCGTCACCGCCTGGGCGCCCTGCACGTTGAGCAGCGTCAGCGTCACTTCGCCGTTTTTGGTGACGGCGGGTTTGGGGGCGGTGCTCTGGGCCTGACCGAGCAGGCCACATGTCACCGCCACTGTCCACAGCGCCCGCCCCCACCTACCCATACCCCGAGTATAGAGCTCAGCCCTACAGGCCCGCCGCGCTCAGTGCAGGCCGCCCTCTTCGAGCACGACCCGCAGTTCGGCGCTGGCCTGACGGGTCACCTGCGTGAAGGTGCGAAAGCTGCCCACCACCTGCAGCGGCCCGCTCAAAGCCGGGCGCACGGCGGGCGGCAGCACGAAGGTGCCAGTGTCGGGCACGGCGCAGATCACGTTGCGGGCCTGCACGCCCTCGCCCTGCCTCAGCAGCATCTTGACCCGTGCCTGCGCCGAGTGGCTGGCGCCGCTCCAGCGCAGGGTGTCGCCGGGTTGCAGCGTGTCGGGCGATTGCCACACGAACACCGGAATTTCGGGCAGCGGCACGCGGAAGGCCGGAAAGCCGTAGTCGCCGGCCTGTCCCGGCACCTCGAGCACCGCGTCCGGTGGCAACGGCCCCGCCACCCCCCCGATGCGCCGCAGCAGTTCGCTGGGCCCGGCGTCCACCAGGCGGTAGGCCGGGCCGCTGGCTTCCAGGCTCAGCAACGTCCGGCCGCCGGCTTCGACGTTCAGGGCGTCGCCGGCGCTGATCGGCGCTTCCTGGCCCTGTTCGCCGGCCTCGGCGCCGAACGCCTCGGCATCGATTTCGCGGCTGCGCAGCACTCCGCTCGACAGCTGGCACTCGCCCAGCGGCGGTTCGTCCGGCGCGGGCGGCGCGGTCGAGAACTCGGCCTGGGCGGTGATGAACGCCTGGCCCGCCACCTCGCCGCGCGAGAACACCACCTCGCCGAAACGCGTCGGTGCACCGGCCTGCGCGGCGGCGAGAGAAAGCATGAGGCAACCCAACAACGGCGCGAACTTGATCACCTCTCCACCCTACACAGCCGAAGTCTGAGTTGTTTGCGGCGCGGGCCCCGCCTTCACTTCAGAAACAGGTGGTAGGCCGCGTTCTGGCTCATGTCGTGGGCCGGGTAGCCGAGCTGACGCACCGAGGCGAGGAAGGCCGGCAGTTCGTCGTCCGGCACCTGAATGCCGGCCAGCACCCGGCCATGCGCGCTGCCGTGGTTGCGGTAATGAAAGAGACTGATGTTCCACCTCGACTGGAGCTGGGTCAGGAAGGCCAGCAGCGCGCCGGGGCGCTCGGGAAAATCGAACGAGTAGAGCCGCTCGTCCCGGGCTTCGGGGGCGCGGCCGCCGACCATGTGGCGCACATGCACCTTGGCGAGTTCGTCCTCAGTGAGATCGGTGACCGGATAGTACTGCTTCTCCAGCGAGGCGATCAGCTCGGGGCGCTGGTCGGGGTGACCCAGCTGCACGCCCACGAAGATGCGGGCGTCATCGCGCGGAGCGTAGCGGTAATTGAACTCGGTGATCTGGCGCTGGCCCAGCGCGGTGCAAAACGCCTTGAAGGCCCCGGCCTGCTCGGGAATCGTCACCGCCAGAATCGCTTCGCGCTGCTCGCCGATCTCGGCGCGTTCGGCGACGTGCCGCAGGCGGTCGAAGTTCATGTTGGCCCCGCAGGTCAGCGCCACCAGCGTCTGATTCGAAAGCTGGCGCTGCCGGGCGTACTTCTTGAGCCCGGCCACCGAGAGTGCCCCGGCCGGTTCCATCACGGCGCGGGCGTCGTCGTACACGTCCTTGATGGCCGCGCAGACCTCGTCGGTGCTGACGGTGATCCATTCGTCCACGAAGCGGCGGGCCAGCTCGAAGGTGTGCTCGCCCACCTGCTTGACCGCCACGCCGTCCACGAACAGGCCCACCGTGTCGAGCCGCACCCGCTCGCCGGCCCGCACGCTGCGGGTCATGGCGTCGGAGTCGTCGGGCTCCACGCCCACCACCCGCACGCCCGGCTTGAGCGCCTTGAGAAAGGCCGCCACCCCGGCGATCAGACCGCCGCCGCCCACCGGCACGAACACGGTGTAGTGGTCGCCCGGCACCTGCGAGAGCAGTTCCAGGCCCACCGTGCCCTGCCCGGCGATCACGTCGGGGTCGTCGTAGGGATGCACGAAGGTGAGGTTCAGGTCGCGCTGCAGCTGGTAGGCGTGCGCCTCGGCGTCGCTGAACGAGTCGCCGAACAGCACCACCTCGGCCCCGCGCGCCCGGCAGGCCCGCACCTTGATCTCGGGGGTGGTCACCGGCATCACGATGACGGCCCGCACGCCGAGCTTCTGGGCGCTGAAGGCCACCCCCTGGGCATGGTTGCCGGCCGAGGCGGTGATCACGCCCCGGCGGCGGGCGTCTTCACCGAGCTGGGCCATCTTGTTGTAGGCGCCGCGCAGCTTGAACGAGAACACCGGCTGCTGGTCCTCGCGCTTGAGCATCACCCGGTTGCCCAGCCGGGCCGAGAGCTGCGGCGCGTCTTGCAGCGCGGTTTCGATGGCCACGTCGTAGACCCGGCTGGTCAGCACCCGGCGCACCAGTTCCATGCCGCTGGGGGTGGGAGGAGTAGAAACGGCAGGGGCAGGGGGGCGTTCGTTCATCGGCAGGGCTCCTTGAGAGAAGGCGAAATCAAAAGCCCCCCAACAGCTGTTGAGGGGCTCACGGGGCGCGCAGAAGCGGCCCGGTTACCCGGGGCCGGAGAAAATTCGCGCCTGCATGGTAGGCAGCATACGGCTTCGGCGGCCAGGTCGTCGGCAGCCAGGCTGCACAACTTCGGCGGCGCGGCTTCAGGGGGTCAGGCCAAGGGCCAGGGCGCGCGCCGCCGCCGGGCCCACCAGATCGGCCCGCTCGCCGCCCAGCAGCAGCCAGTGGCGCTCGGTCAGCGGCTGATGCAGCGGCCAGCCGCCTTCCGGCAGGGCCAGCCAGGCCCCCGGCACGTCG encodes the following:
- a CDS encoding GNAT family N-acetyltransferase; the protein is MSITLRPATPDDLPFRVALHNALIPEFPTTLAEVSRHDAGRRADFAFGRWIAEEGGRPLGQGLYTHQEWMYHPQKFFVDVKVRPEAQGRGVGQRLWAHLESEVRALGAQKLFASVREDHGRGVRFLQERGFGVEQREREAALTLAQAPLGGLDAALERVRAQGYTLSTFAGFADPDRERKLYAFDEAASRDVPRPNEEMYVFPTLERYWQHLNSNPDRDDSLWFVALKDGELVGLSQLNPVKARPEMLGTGFTAVARAHRRRGLALALKLTALSEARRRGYLQVRTSNDDTNAPMIAINTALGFQEEPAWLWMTRKELD
- the fmt gene encoding methionyl-tRNA formyltransferase, whose product is MTHPAPRRKVAFFGSPAFAVPVLEAILAEHEVVLVVAQPDKPVGRGLNLTPPPVAARAAELGLSLSQPERLRKNTEFQGRLRDSGAEVAVTCAYGKILPSALLEVPPFGFLNTHTSLLPQLRGAAPIQWALISGLNITGTTIMQTDPGMDTGPVLLQEALPIDPDWTSLDLSAALQAQAARLIVQALGVLGQLVHTPQDGAQATHAPMLSKSDGDVRWHDSARQIYDRYRGVYAWPQTSAFVGGRRLKITQLRPAEGQGQPGEVLEVGAAGVKVACGEGAVLLIGVQPEGRKAMSAADWQRGIGLKVGEQFDVALVSG
- the def gene encoding peptide deformylase; the encoded protein is MPKVLRPHPQVYPLRLYGDPVLRRKAVPVADPSAPVTVPSFEPVSLRRFAHSLLETMFEARGVGIAAPQVGLSQRLFVAVEYEDDEEENEGQDKPLRSKALREFVMVNPVLTVLNKKKDAQLTEGCLSIPNIYEEGVKRNRAVRVDYLDLDGQPRSVEAEDYLARVFQHEIDHLNGVLFLDHLPASITDEYRKELSALQRQAKANLKELEG
- a CDS encoding DcrB-related protein, with protein sequence MKPLFVALLALLGSAQAATFKSKAYPYTLMVPDDWQSKKVPGVDVALAAPSSAGSVPASLNVAVTQVDPALKVTLSDLRALTLKQASEALKNPQLLGEADVKVGGQPGHVLNYLGSEEGVPMHWIQVFTLKGNLAYVLTFATPQASFEQDKKLANQILNSFKIN
- a CDS encoding M20/M25/M40 family metallo-hydrolase — protein: MPLAYLTRIAQTPAPTFHEEERAQLLAHLWRDLGHAPERDAVGNVLLRLGPRQGKALLLAAHLDTVFGPETDVTVREEGGRLVGPGVGDNSSSLAVLTAFLRDLDPAQLRRPLWIAANVGEEGLGDLRGAKALLSEHAPELSAFVAVDGYLGVAVTKAVGVRRYRVMFSGQGGHSWGDQAPSALHALGLAITALYSLPLPSSPRTTLNVGVASGGNSVNSIASSAELLLDLRSLDAQLLDDLDSKARHALQGAARQVGVQLRLDQVGDRPGGNLRSDNLLRLARLASQPAGLELKTAASSTDANAAAPHGVPSLALGVYRGGNAHREDEWVQPGSLATGLGVLQRFVRAYQHD
- the ilvA gene encoding threonine ammonia-lyase, biosynthetic is translated as MELVRRVLTSRVYDVAIETALQDAPQLSARLGNRVMLKREDQQPVFSFKLRGAYNKMAQLGEDARRRGVITASAGNHAQGVAFSAQKLGVRAVIVMPVTTPEIKVRACRARGAEVVLFGDSFSDAEAHAYQLQRDLNLTFVHPYDDPDVIAGQGTVGLELLSQVPGDHYTVFVPVGGGGLIAGVAAFLKALKPGVRVVGVEPDDSDAMTRSVRAGERVRLDTVGLFVDGVAVKQVGEHTFELARRFVDEWITVSTDEVCAAIKDVYDDARAVMEPAGALSVAGLKKYARQRQLSNQTLVALTCGANMNFDRLRHVAERAEIGEQREAILAVTIPEQAGAFKAFCTALGQRQITEFNYRYAPRDDARIFVGVQLGHPDQRPELIASLEKQYYPVTDLTEDELAKVHVRHMVGGRAPEARDERLYSFDFPERPGALLAFLTQLQSRWNISLFHYRNHGSAHGRVLAGIQVPDDELPAFLASVRQLGYPAHDMSQNAAYHLFLK